CAAAAAAACAGAGGTGTACCACCACCTCTGCTTCTAACAAAACGCCTTTGGCACACCAGATGTACCACCATCAAAATGTGCTACTGTTTCGGCTTTTTTTTTACTAAACTGTCCATTTAGCAAAACAAATGTATGCAAAAAATTACAAGTTTATTGTACCGTAACCGACTAAAAATCGTGCGTATTGGTCTTTTCCAAATCATCTCGGCGTTTTTAATGGTCACTATGACCTACGCCCATCCTATCAATGCCCAAGAGGTCTTGAACAAGGAACTTACCTTACAAATAGACAATGCAAGCCTGAAAGATGTTCTGCGACAGATTCATCAAACAACTCAGGTGAAGTTTGTGTATAGCGACAGCCATCTCAATTTACAAGAAAAAGTAAGTTTGAGAGCCAATAAAGAAAAGTTACACGTGATTTTGAATCGTTTGTTATCTCCTCTCAAGATAGAATACCGAACGGTTAATGAAAAAATCTTGCTGTCGCTTGCCAAAAAAATAGAAGTAGAAAGCCCACCTCAACCTCCAAAGAAAGTAACAACCAATATGTTGGGCGTAGATGTAAAGGGAAAAGTAACCGACGAAAAAGGTGATCCTATTCCAGCCGTAAACGTATTGGTAAAGGGTACATCAATAGGTACATCTACCAATGCAAGTGGTAATTATACCTTGAGCAACCTTCCATCTAACGACGACAATCTGGTATTGGTATTTAGTTTTGTAGGATACGAAACACAGGAAATAGCCTTGAATAATCGCTCTATTATCAATGTGCAGCTCAAAACAGATTCTAAAATACTGAATGAAGTTGTAGTGGTAGGATACGGTACAGCCAAAAAGCAAGATTTGTCGGCGGCTGTTTCGACCGTACCCGATATGGCTCAAATCAAAAACCGCCCTGTATTGAATGTAGAAGGTATGATACAGGGTAAAGTGGCAGGCGTAACTACAGTAAGTAATGGTGGACACCCCGACAAAGCACCAAGTATTACGATTCGTGGAACGGGGTCGAGAGGTACAGAGAGTGTGTTATATGTAGTGGATGGTGTGCCGAATGCTCCTTACAACCCCGCCGATGTAGAAACCATTACGGTGTTGAAAGATGCAGCGTCGGCTTCTATTTATGGGGCCTTTTCGGGAGCGGCTGGGGTTATTTTAATTACAACCCGACAAGCTACTCAAGGTAAGCCTAGTGTAGAATATAGCAGCTTTATGGGAGCTAAAAATGCTTGGAAAACGCCCCAATCGTTGAATGCAACAGACGAGGCCAGAGTTGCCAATTTGGCATATACCAACGCAGGCCTTAAACCTCTTGATGGCTGGGATGCCACCAAAAACCCATACGCACAAGTTACTCGTACCGATTGGGTTGACAATATTTTCAGAACGGGGATTATTCAGCGTCATAATATTTCGGTCAATGCGGGTTCTGACAAACTATCTACCCTTTTTCAAGCTCGTTATGAAAAAGACGAAGGAACTTTACTCAATACCTACAACCAAAATATTTCTTTGCGTTTTAATACCGTATACAAGTTTTCGGACAAAGTAAAGTTTCGTCAAGAACTATTCTGGAACAACAACGATGCTCGTGGTACATCTACCGAAAGTGGCTATACAGGAACAATCCTTTCGGCCATATATATGCCTCGTTCGGCCACACCTTATTATGAAGACGGTACATTTGGCGGTGTTGGGCCAAGAACATCGGCTTATTTAGGGATTCATGGCGACGTAGTAAACCCCGTAGCTACTTTATTGAGAAATCAGCCCTACAACAAAAGCAATGATTTACAGTCGGTTTCTGAATTTAGTATTGCCAATGTGATTCCAGGCCTGAGTTTTATATCTCGTTTTTCATATCGTCAAAAAAGCTCGTTGTACAAAAACTTTGAGCCAAAACGTACCGAACCTGGAAAACCCAACGACCAAAATACCCTTTCGTATTCTACCGCTCGTGATTACCACTGGATTTGGGAAAATACGGCCAATTATAACCTCAATGTCGACAAGCATAGTATTGGAGCAATGGTATCTATGACTGCCCAAGAAAATGCTAGCCGAGGATTTAGTGCTGCCGCCAAAGGGCTTCAAAACGAACAAGATTGGGCTCAGTTCTTTATTAATGCAACCATTTTTGACCAAACTCGCCCTACCGACTACGACTGGAAAGACCGTAACCTTTCGTATGTAGGTCGTCTTTCATATAGCTGGGCCGACCGTTATTTTCTTACCTCAAGCTATCGTTACGATATAGCAGGTCGTCTTGCTACTGCTGCCCGAGGAAAAGGCTTTTCGGGCGTTACGGCTGCATGGAAATTAACCTCTGAGCCATTTTTTCATGTAAAAAATATTGATTTGTTGAAAATAAGAGCCAGTTGGGGGCGTATTGGCAATATAGGCTCGGTAGCAATGTATTATGGTTATCCTAAGCTTTCATCCGACAATACCTATCAAATTGGTAATGGAGCACCTACCTACAATGCTTTTTATGTGAAAAGCCTTAATAATCCTAATCTATCTTGGGAAACCTCAGAGCAAATAGATATTGGTTTAGATTTAGCCATTCTAAAACAAAAACTCAATATTACGGTAGACTATTTCGATAAGCTTACCTTCGACTTAATCAAGCAACAAGATACGGGCTGGCCTAATACCAACGGCTTAGAAGCTCCATATATTAATCAGGGTAAAATCAGAAATACAGGGTTTGAGTTTTCGGCTAGCTGGCGTGACCAAATAGGTAAACTCACCTACGAAATCAATGGAAACATTGCTACCCTGAAAAACCGAGTAGAATATATTGACGACAACCCTGCCTCGTTTTGGCAACATACCGATGCTTGGAGAGGAACACTAACGCCTTTCCGTTCTACTGTAGGGCAGCCGTATTATTCTTATTGGCTAATTCAAACAGCGGGTATATTCCAAACCGATCAAGAGGCCGAAGCATATACATATAATGGCACAAGAATACAGCCTTATGCCAAAGCAGGAGACCTCAAGTTTGTAGATGCCAATGGCGATGGTAAAATCAATGATGCCGACCGTGTGTATATGGGCAATGCTTTCCCTAAACTCACTTATGGATTTACGACTAATTTATATTGGAAAAATTTCGATATGAGTATTTTCTTTCAAGGTGTACAGGGCGTAAAATTGTTCCATGCTTTCAAAGAATCAACCCTGAATGCGTCTGAACAAGGCTATAACCGTTGGGATAAAATCTTAGATGCTTGGTCGCCAACCAATACAGGGTCATCGATTCCTCGTATTTCGGCCGCCGACCCCAACAAAAACTTCCAAACGCCATCTGATTGGTATTTGGAAAGTGGCGACTACTTACGCCTCAAAAACCTTATGATTGGATATACTTTTCCAAAGTTTGTGGGCAATACAGCCCTTCGAGTTTATTTCAGTGGCGATAACCTGCTAACCTTTACCAAATACTCAGGAATGGACCCCGAAATTGGTGGATTTGGCCTCGATGGCGGTCAGTTTCCTGTGTCAAGAATTTATTCATTTGGTCTTAAACTCAAATTTTAATGAAAGCGACTACAAAAATATTCATATCTCTATTAATTATTGGCCTGATGAGTTCTTGCGAAAAAGAATGGGTCGATACCAAGCCTAACGGCGAACCAACAACAGCTTATTTCTGGAAAAGTGCCGACGATGTCAATAAGGCTGTGGCTTCTATGTACATTGCTTTCAAAAATGAATCTACTTGGGGGCGTGATTTGTTTTGGATGCAAAATGCAAGCGATGACTTGATTGTGGGTCGCTCAAAAGCCGATGGCGAAAACATCAAAA
The DNA window shown above is from Flectobacillus major DSM 103 and carries:
- a CDS encoding SusC/RagA family TonB-linked outer membrane protein, whose translation is MQKITSLLYRNRLKIVRIGLFQIISAFLMVTMTYAHPINAQEVLNKELTLQIDNASLKDVLRQIHQTTQVKFVYSDSHLNLQEKVSLRANKEKLHVILNRLLSPLKIEYRTVNEKILLSLAKKIEVESPPQPPKKVTTNMLGVDVKGKVTDEKGDPIPAVNVLVKGTSIGTSTNASGNYTLSNLPSNDDNLVLVFSFVGYETQEIALNNRSIINVQLKTDSKILNEVVVVGYGTAKKQDLSAAVSTVPDMAQIKNRPVLNVEGMIQGKVAGVTTVSNGGHPDKAPSITIRGTGSRGTESVLYVVDGVPNAPYNPADVETITVLKDAASASIYGAFSGAAGVILITTRQATQGKPSVEYSSFMGAKNAWKTPQSLNATDEARVANLAYTNAGLKPLDGWDATKNPYAQVTRTDWVDNIFRTGIIQRHNISVNAGSDKLSTLFQARYEKDEGTLLNTYNQNISLRFNTVYKFSDKVKFRQELFWNNNDARGTSTESGYTGTILSAIYMPRSATPYYEDGTFGGVGPRTSAYLGIHGDVVNPVATLLRNQPYNKSNDLQSVSEFSIANVIPGLSFISRFSYRQKSSLYKNFEPKRTEPGKPNDQNTLSYSTARDYHWIWENTANYNLNVDKHSIGAMVSMTAQENASRGFSAAAKGLQNEQDWAQFFINATIFDQTRPTDYDWKDRNLSYVGRLSYSWADRYFLTSSYRYDIAGRLATAARGKGFSGVTAAWKLTSEPFFHVKNIDLLKIRASWGRIGNIGSVAMYYGYPKLSSDNTYQIGNGAPTYNAFYVKSLNNPNLSWETSEQIDIGLDLAILKQKLNITVDYFDKLTFDLIKQQDTGWPNTNGLEAPYINQGKIRNTGFEFSASWRDQIGKLTYEINGNIATLKNRVEYIDDNPASFWQHTDAWRGTLTPFRSTVGQPYYSYWLIQTAGIFQTDQEAEAYTYNGTRIQPYAKAGDLKFVDANGDGKINDADRVYMGNAFPKLTYGFTTNLYWKNFDMSIFFQGVQGVKLFHAFKESTLNASEQGYNRWDKILDAWSPTNTGSSIPRISAADPNKNFQTPSDWYLESGDYLRLKNLMIGYTFPKFVGNTALRVYFSGDNLLTFTKYSGMDPEIGGFGLDGGQFPVSRIYSFGLKLKF